A single window of Nicotiana sylvestris chromosome 5, ASM39365v2, whole genome shotgun sequence DNA harbors:
- the LOC104219676 gene encoding F-box protein At5g07610-like, protein MEESHIDKRLVVTAAVDVITGNVDLLSEILLRLPARSLIKFSLVCKLWFSIISSMQFRVSHCRTLAFSSAPTPSGIYFYNCLTNLQKVESLPLTDNVTSLPPLQFLEVAANIGDGIKVTQSCNGLLMCVISTKTEVSELKLGIVYNPAKNEYHKLPNPYVMYYEVVYGYSLIFDPSEPPYYKALCIKRLGTTFKGHFFGTSDYEVSVYVPGNKSWRSCCRFSPPYGMRFDSGVFWNGGIHWTGEYSSVYFDAKSEEVVVKNMPPRPQGYCSEKVRYFGEWGGHLHLIQVQSLYAKKFNVLELDKNTWKWSVKYRVHLARLISAFPEIVKQTSYGAQYAFSILSVIRGESEEDSVLLLTIPGKVVAYNLVLKTAKVVRELPGEIGDTLRFNHVCAYQYAESLIPVKDWTIRPK, encoded by the coding sequence ATGGAGGAGAGCCACATAGATAAAAGACTTGTTGTTACTGCAGCGGTGGATGTCATCACTGGAAATGTTGACCTTTTATCTGAAATTCTACTCCGTTTGCCTGCAAGATCTCTCATCAAGTTCAGTCTAGTATGCAAACTTTGGTTCTCAATCATTAGCAGTATGCAATTTAGGGTTAGTCATTGTCGTACTCTTGCGTTTTCTAGTGCTCCAACCCCATCTGGGATCTACTTTTACAATTGCCTAACCAATCTCCAAAAAGTTGAATCCCTTCCACTCACAGATAATGTAACTAGCCTCCCTCCTCTTCAATTCCTTGAAGTGGCTGCAAATATAGGAGATGGGATCAAGGTTACACAGTCTTGCAATGGCTTGTTGATGTGTGTGATCTCCACCAAAACTGAAGTATCTGAACTCAAACTTGGTATCGTTTACAATCCTGCAAAGAATGAGTATCATAAATTGCCGAACCCCTATGTCATGTATTATGAAGTGGTTTATGGATATAGTTTGATATTTGATCCTTCAGAACCACCCTATTACAAAGCTTTGTGTATTAAGCGTTTGGGTACTACTTTTAAGGGTCACTTTTTTGGCACTTCAGATTATGAAGTGAGTGTGTATGTGCCAGGTAATAAGTCATGGAGATCTTGTTGTCGTTTCTCTCCACCTTATGGTATGCGCTTTGATAGTGGagtcttttggaatggtggaattCACTGGACTGGTGAATACTCCTCCGTTTACTTTGATGCTAAATCAGAGGAAGTCGTTGTGAAAAATATGCCACCAAGACCTCAGGGATATTGTAGCGAAAAGGTTAGGTATTTTGGGGAATGGGGTGGGCATTTGCATCTTATTCAGGTTCAGAGCCTATATGCCAAGAAATTCAATGTGCTTGAATTAGACAAAAATACCTGGAAGTGGTCAGTAAAGTATCGTGTTCATCTTGCTCGGTTAATTTCAGCATTTCCTGAGATAGTTAAGCAGACATCATATGGCGCACAATATGCATTTTCCATTTTGTCTGTGATTCGAGGAGAGAGTGAAGAAGATTCAGTCCTTCTGCTAACTATTCCCGGAAAGGTGGTCGCCTACAACTTAGTGCTTAAAACTGCTAAAGTAGTCCGCGAGTTGCCTGGTGAAATAGGTGATACTTTACGTTTTAATCATGTTTGTGCTTATCAGTATGCTGAAAGTTTGATTCCAGTTAAAGATTGGACTATTCGTCCAAAATAG